GGGTTGGCTCGCTTGTTATCGTCTGCGTGTCGCGTAACCGTGTATAAATGTCCTAATTACAGTCAAGGCAGTTTTAATATGGTATACGTACTTCCCCAAGGAGTCGTCGATGTCGCCTCGGTTCGGCTCCTGGCCCCGTACTCTCCCCCTGCAGCTGAGAGGCATCAGCTCGTCGGCCGGATAGGCGTATTTCTGCAACACGAGACAAAACGGTTATCTTTATGGCGATATACAGGATCCGTTGATTTATTTTGTGGCTTTATGTAATTAGTAAATCATTTTCATCTACAATAATGTGCCATGCGATGAGTTGCTGCCCTGAGAGGTACAAATCTGTGGAGAGCGATAACTTCAGTACCCTCAATAACATGCtaattaaaggtccactgtcatgaaatgcatgatttttagtatgttattaatgaaaaaaatggaaaccggtatggacccatccattttttttcccccaccacaaaacatgattttgacacatatggatttttgtaactcccgccatgaaaatcctctcgagggatttgtgttcgagaagaagcaagaagtgacgtacagggcagtaccGCACTGAAGCTttcgtctgtttctactagttttacctgctggaaggtagctctttgttcctttgtgttagccaaaattccggctcattgtattgctggatattgttcgaacactcgggaggatggattcattcttcatacttttaaaaaaaaaaaacgtgcaaagaaagagagcttcgtgggttccaaatgaggggtaggtgtgtatacagctactaaaaaaaaaaaaaaaaaatagttggagaGGGACGTCATgcgtaagtcaggggtggtaAATGCGTTGATGTGCCTCCCCGTCGGAAGCCGAGGTGGGTCGCGGCGGCGCcgggccacggtggctcatctccgccgttattcatcgccgccgcggaagtggatcgggcggggaggtggtttggccgtgacccgcatatcatctaaatatggctcgaaaatatagtgtaatattgccccggtcacttcactcggttgtgaaatgttctcttctccgaaaagagcttccgtgtcagaagggcgtgttcgtctcccaaagtaggtggcacagtgtgttttcagtggcgaatgtcccagtgtgatgtcacggacagaagatgcagccaatatggcgaccacttggatgtcgaatgagacttccgcaactttgcgcacggatgacgcgctctgcgctcatatttattttttcatgtagacattgaagtgaataatgttatatgtatttttcattacaatatctattatagaatgtttatatccatgacacttgacctttaatggcTCTAAATTAATTgcacccacccaccccaaacCCTCTTCACTTATAATAAAAAGATACCCATGTCTCTTTGCAAGTTAGGCAAATTAACTTTGCCTGGACAGGGAGCCCTTGGTTTAGGAACCAAAAGTTTTGTTCCCCCACAGCGAAGGCACCCAAAATTTACCCAAGTTGGGATATGCCATCATCTATAGTGAAGCTACACTAATAATGTAATGCGATAAATTATGCAGAGTCGGAGAAAGTTGGAGGAAGTTGACGCTGGAATTCCCACCATACTGAGCGGCATTggtagtgtgtgtcatgttgtgATTAATGATCTGCCGCTTTATTGTCACTCGTTTGTTCAAGTTAGTGGCCAAtggtttccatttttctttgaacTTAAAAGTCTCCTTTTATCAATTCCACAGTGCAGCTGTCTTGTCTTTgtgactcacaatcacaatatttttaatttctacTTACCATGTAACTGCCGTACGCATGATCGAACATCTCAACAATGCGATCCCTAAAAAAATAAGAGCAAAAATGTTAATACTATTCACAGTAAATCTTAAGATATGAACAAGACTTAAAAGCGTCTAACCTGATGGTGTTCTTTTCCTCTACTGTCATGTGATGGCTCTCTTCACACCTTAGCAAGTCACCAAGACCGACTGTGATGAATATTTGAAACCACCACATCGTCCCGTCCGCGGATCTGGCTGTACACTTTTTGGGCTAGAACATCAACGGACCTTGGCTCGCTCCCTCCGCCGCATTTCCATCGTGACTTGTGAGCTGGAGGCGGTCACGTGAACAGGCTCGTTCGGAATGATGGCCGTTATCAAAACAATCGAAGCAACACAAGCTAACGTGACAGCTGAGCGGCCCACAAAAACTCACCAGTTTGGATACAAAGTCGGTATGAAAGTATCAATTAAAAAATTTGTTTTAGGCAAAAagaaagtaatttaaaaaataggcTAACTTTCCCACGCCACGTCCTCAATGCGTATGCCCCCATGCTAGCCGGCTAACGAGTAGTAGCATCGCCTAGCTGTCAAAACAGCGTTAATTTGAGGAAGTCGAGCGTCATAAACCGTTTTTAAAGAAAGTGTGTCTTACAGGAGAATGGCCGGTCGCACGTCGCCAGGATAAACACCTGCCGTCCCGCGGCCTGCCGTCGTGTAGCGAGCTGTCAAAAGGCATCCGAGCCAGGGGAAGTCCTCATGGCCTCAAAATATGCTGGGAACGCCATGAAGCGTGTTGTGGTCGTGACGTCACCGTCGTACATTACCATTGACGAATACAAATCTTAAAGggacacacaaaataaaaagttatcTTTATGTGGACgtaattctttttaaaaacaaaccaaaaaaaaaaaaaaaaaaaagaccgagaTACGAGTTTAACTGGTTCTTTAGCCAGATTTACCAGAAACATGAGGTCTTAAAATTCAGGGGGAAGGGGTCAGTCATTTTTTTCGAGGGGCACGTTGTCGTTTCAAATTCCCTCACAGGGGTGTTATGAACTCAAAACATATCTCATCAGATACACAAAAAAGTTGAGGGATAActagttttaaaatcagaaggaTAAAAGTGAAAATCGGAAGGATAAAAGTGGGCTCAAATGTTGCTCAAGTTACCTTAAAAAGGGGATTGGTAGCAGAAAAATGCCATATCTCAACAATATTATTCATTACATATGACAAATTTGAATTGTTGTTCAGATCTGAGCAGGAATCAGAAATTGATGCACAGTTTTTTGCGGGCCACATCTCaggtgcggcacggtggggtcagctggtaaagcgttggcctcacagttctgaggacccgggttcaatcctggccccgcctgtgtggagtttgcatgttcttcccgtgcctgcgtgggttttctccgggcactccggtttcctcccacatcccaaaaacatgggacattaattagacactctaaatgtgtccaattgtgagtgcggctgtttgtctttatgtgccctgcgattggcttgcaaccagttcagggtgtaccccacctcctggccgttgacagctgggataggctccagaactccgcgcgacactcgtgaggatgagtggcaaagaaaatggattgatagacATCTCATGTGCATGTAAGATGTTGCTTTTGTGGAGAGTAGCACCAACTTTCAGTCCTTGGTTATTTCCCTCCCCCCTGAGAgtgcccataaaaaaaaaaaaatacattccttAAAGCCTGACAATGACGTTTATTAAATAAACCTTAACAACAGCATAGAAAAACAAGAAGTTGATTTCGATAGCTTTTATTAAACAAGAACCGGAAGCAGTGAATCATGAACTCAGTAACAGAATTTTTCATCAGCATATGGTTAGGGTTGAGGTGCTACGAAATGACAAACATATATAAACTATGATGATtcatagggaaaaaaatattcaagtgaGGTAAccctgtaaaaataataataataaaaaaataaaactcagcTCAGCAGTCAGTAAAGTATAGAGAACTACAATCAATTATCATATGGTCACGGTCCAGAAAGAAACATAtcttcaatttgtttttaatttttccctAAAACAGGTGGTAAAAAGTATGCAAAACTTCGGTTGGAGACGATGGTTGGAGATCTTAAATTTAATCAAAGTAGGCTAGAAAAAGATCCCAGGAATACTTCAAGTTCTAAAGTTAAAGCCTTAATtataatttcacaatttttttgcaaaatgtcttAAAATACTATATAAACAGTCCTAGTAGTCACAATCACTGGAGACTTCTACAATTTAATCAAATTGTTTTGTCTTCCATTTCCTAAATTAAGGCCTTAAGGGGGAgtttgcaattttaaaaatactttttttttctatatttgttCAAAACATTGACAATACAGGAGAAATCTgagctgtggaaaaaaaaaatctgagctcTCTGGCACCATCTTGTGTCCTACTGTAAATACAGGAAACCATTGTGCCCGactaaaaaacaaagacttttaaaggtgttttttttttggggggggggggatctcctAATACACATTTACAACAAATTTTATGTTGCAAAGTGAAACTGGCATTGAGGTctcaattttgaaaaattgggGTGTAATGGAGCTTTGAGTTTTTTTGTATCTTTCCCTGGACAGCTCTCATCTATAACACACATTATCTAATACAGCTCCCTTGCAGATTtggacataaaaacaacaactttgctTGTGTATATAATTTAAAGCAATCCCCTGATGTGGGGACGGTTGGTGCTGAAACCAAACAGActtctttttccacttttctgcAGAGATGAGCACAGTGTTCGCCTCAGGGacgtttgcacatttttggaaggGAACGCTCGGTACCCGTGAGGAGCtttaaatacccccccccccaccaccacccggGGGGATTTCCAAGGGTATAAATCTGAAGTGTGTCAAGTGTGCGGTGTCACGTGGTCATTTCtagatgacaaaaaatgtggattccaaccccctcccccccaaaaaaaaaaaaaaaaaacgtgatcgCACGAAGGTTTCATCCTCTGCTTTTCTGTTGCTTGTAGAAACAGGAATGCAAACCTTTGAGGAAGCAGAAGAACCACGTGAAAGTCCAATACATCACAAATTTGTAAATATTCGGGTCTGGTCGTATTATGAGGTGGATTAATCGGCAATGAAGTCAGCAGGGTTGCCCAATCTGAGCGCTGGGTCTTCAAAATTGGTCAATTttataaaagtgttttttaattGCGGTCATCTGTTTTACTGATGATCAATTTCTCGCCAAAGAGCTCTTTACAGTACGCTACTACGGATGTACATGAAGCTATTCAAGTGTTTTTGGAGTTTCGGAGCCGTAGTGCGCCACGGGCGACAAAGGTTTAGTCGCCGCGGGGCTGCGGAGCGGCCGAGCAGCCGCAGCGGCGGGTCAGCCGCATGGAGGTGAGGGTCACAGTGTTCGACTCGTCCATGTAAAGGACGTTGACTTCTTCCTGGCCTGTGGGCTGGCAACACGGCGCCTGGACCTGCGGGAACAGGAACACAAAGCATAATTTAATACTATAAATAACGGATCTGAGAGTCATCAATAAGGCACGCACAGAACAGTTGAAATTAATTTGGGGGCTCATCAGAaacccatttaacatgagtttgtaTTCcggttataagagggtgtgcacacttgtgcaaccactaTCTTTTTACCTCCATACGTGAAGAGATTAAGAAATAAAGATGGAGTCATAcgttataggtcacattaacGATGGGAAAAGTTTTGAATCATTTTGACAACATGCTAGaatttgaacaagggtgtgtagaccttatattcactgtacatgtgaaagtcaaaatttaatatataaaatatcacAATCATTTTTTCAAGTTAATAATTTGATTCAActatttatttcaaactcaaggctcattaaaagatgcataaatgcacaaaaacagTTATACATAGTTAGTTATACATTGCAACATAGCTCTACAAGAACTGTACAACAAATTATGATTATGTCTTATAAATGAGGCtgttaaataatgtaaaaatttaaGTTCAACGCCTTTGTCCAAAATTTTTTGTTGACTTCAGTTTTAAGAATGGTGtcgatttagaaaaaaaatgttaactcaTGATTAACCGTTAATGGCTAATGCCATTTAATGATAACACTGGTTCGATTTCATAAAATACTGGTATTTATgagtattaatattttttaaatgaaatatttagtcaatattttttaaattttgggtgaactaaattagaaaaaaatagctGATAAAAATCTCCATTTTAGAAATGCTGTTGAACCAACTGAGCTAAAAAGAAATAAGTGGATCCAAAATTATTGAAATTTTGCAACATTAACTTGATCTTTGAAAACATAACTTCACCCGACAGATGTGATGTTAATATATTGACATATATAGTtaagtcaacttttttttaatatcatgttTACATTGGAtcaatttaattaaaacaaattctGTTGAGGGTTTTATTATAGATTCTCCACAAATAAAGAATACCATTTTAAATAGTAATAATCCCACTATCCTAGTGAGGATTAGCGCTATGGAAGATGAATAATAACAATCATAAAATCTTTCCTTCAATGAATGAAGGGTAACAAACCTGCGAGTCGTCACACTGAGGCCCGTTGGGCTGCTGGGGCCTGCAGGGCTCTCGGTGGCCGCAGGGGGCGCAGTGCACCAGGGTGAGGCGCTGCGGGTGGATGACCCAGTTGTCCCAGCCCAGATCTGATGGAAGAACAAGCCATGAACTGACACAGTCTAACACCTGATGGTCGCGAGGTGTatgattcataataataattaaaaaaaaaaatgccattcatCTAGTAGAGCCTCCCCCGAGAAAAGCTACAAAATGTTTCTTACTGcataaaaacatacaagatGGTTACTTCAATACAATGTCAAgaatccccaaaaaaattgacaattttttgcttcaattcaatggacgaAGTTTCATAACTCATCCAGTAGTACTCAGCAATATTAGTCATTTtacaaggcagcacggtgggctcagctggaaagcgttggcctcacagttctgagatcccaggttccatcccggacccgcctgcctgggtttcctcccacatcccaaaaacatgcgacattaattggacactataaattgcccctaggtgtgattgtgagtgcgactgcttgtctccatgtgccctgcgattgtctggcaaccagttcagggtgtactccgcctcctgccccttgacagctgggataggctcctgtacGCCCcttgaccattgtgaggataagcagcagtgaaaatggatggatggacggatggatggatagtcattTTAccagggaataaaaaaaatatactctaTACCTGTAAGTACGactatattgtctgtctccatgtgttgcttcatttttgtatgttacaATATTCATTGCTGAAAGTGTCATAAAACTATCACATGCTGCTTGTTAATCTTTCTATATTCCTTGTGGAACTGATTTAttcattcttttaaataatACTTTAATCAATGCTTATATATGGGTAAAAAGCGGACAATGAGCATGTACCTGTCATGAAAACCTCTGAGGTCTCAGTGCAGCACCCTGAGGTTTCCCGCCCATCACCGGAGACAGATGAAGCTGCAGAAGGAGGGAAGGAATTGGGCATCGACTTTCTGGGAATTGACGTTGCCAACCTGTGCGCTTCAGGGCTACCTGCCGCGGCCTGGAGGCGCCCGGCAGTTCCGCGCCACTGCTCCCCGGCGCCCTCTGGCAGCCGCGGCTCAGTCTGCAGGTTGAGGGCGGACAGGAGCTCCTTGCGGATGGACTGCAGGGACTCTCCATGGTACCTGCGCGCAAACGGCAACACAACTTCAAAATGATTGATTGGGAAACATTTAAGACATTTAGGTTTAAATCTCAACACAGCGTTCCAAcgtgtaaacccccccccccccccacacacacacacaaaagtaatCAAAACGCCCCCTTGCAAAAAAGGGAAAACACAACAATGGAGACAGAAAATAAACTATACAAATACAGTTGATTGTAATAAATAGAATGgaaaagaataatgaaaaaacacgaaataaaatacaatacaaagtattattaattatataatacaaaaaaatccatacatAAAACACATGAATGCAATCAAAATACattgaataaaacattttctaaaataagaattaaaaataaaatataaatgcaataaacattatgaatacaaaataatgatttctgtaataaataatgatgcatataaataaacaaaataataaataaataataataataaagtaacaGAAATTTATCcggtcatccattttctgagccgcttatcctcacaaaggttgcaggtgtgctgaagcctatcccagctgtcaaaggggcaGGAGgacccccggtcctcaaaactgtgagagcAACGTTCTAACCTGCTG
This DNA window, taken from Syngnathoides biaculeatus isolate LvHL_M chromosome 17, ASM1980259v1, whole genome shotgun sequence, encodes the following:
- the gsdf gene encoding gonadal somatic cell derived factor, which encodes MSFAFVAMTALMCSSAVIAIVLQPSKQEAAMTQDSNGRYHGESLQSIRKELLSALNLQTEPRLPEGAGEQWRGTAGRLQAAAASSVSGDGRETSGCCTETSEVFMTDLGWDNWVIHPQRLTLVHCAPCGHREPCRPQQPNGPQCDDSQVQAPCCQPTGQEEVNVLYMDESNTVTLTSMRLTRRCGCSAAPQPRGD